The following coding sequences lie in one Drosophila bipectinata strain 14024-0381.07 chromosome XR, DbipHiC1v2, whole genome shotgun sequence genomic window:
- the mRpL38 gene encoding large ribosomal subunit protein mL38 yields the protein MSFSNLLMKSTANQGVLLTVTRQGHVLRGKPPGVARTLEQRLREETVADAEVSARINIGFPQLKESRSAQLKTRLEHLKAQRANKQLEQLARNNKLLIDLEKVQQIYVKTTGQHDLRLLADHYGVFEHLFGSAYFVPRVPISINYQLGEGLLSPVYNGNVIKPAEAVKAPEVSFDGKVDPITGKAASGDTYWTLVATNPDAHYSQKAAECLHWFIANIPNGQVKEGQVLAEYLPPFPPRGVGYQRMVFVLYKQESRLDLSSYQLAEQDYANLEKRSFSTLDFYRQNQDQLTPAGLAFYQTNWDESLTQFYHNILKLKEPVYEYDFPKAYLSDQKFFPLKQPFNLYMDKHRDQKVLNKEYLERKLAQTHPFEGPEQPLRYPNAHPIRDVPSWLRTEIRKRRLGQGRVQDY from the exons ATGTCGTTCAGCAATTTATTAATGAAAAGCACCGCTAACCAGGGTGTCCTGCTGACCGTCACCCGACAAGGTCACGTGCTGCGCGGCAAGCCACCAGGGGTGGCCCGTACTCTGGAGCAGCGACTACGAG AAGAGACTGTTGCGGATGCCGAGGTGTCGGCCAGAATTAATATTGGTTTCCCGCAGCTGAAGGAGTCGCGATCGGCTCAACTGAAGACGCGCCTGGAACACCTGAAAGCCCAGCGAGCTAACAAGCAGCTGGAACAGCTGGCCAGGAACAATAAGC TTCTCATTGACCTGGAGAAGGTGCAACAGATTTATGTAAAGACCACGGGCCAACACGATCTCCGGCTGCTGGCGGATCACTACGGCGTCTTTGAACATCTTTTTGGCAGTGCCTACTTTGTGCCTCGTGTCCCGATTAGCATAAACTACCAATTGGGCGAGGGACTACTTTCTCCCGTCTATAATGGCAATGTTATCAAGCCGGCGGAGGCGGTCAAGGCTCCTGAGGTAAGCTTCGATGGCAAGGTGGATCCTATCACAGGAAAGGCTGCGAGTGGAGATACTTACTGGACTCTGGTGGCCACTAATCCGGATGCACACTACAGCCAAAAGGCAGCTGAGTGCCTGCATTGGTTTAT TGCCAACATACCCAATGGCCAGGTTAAGGAGGGTCAGGTGCTGGCCGAGTACTTGCCACCCTTTCCGCCACGGGGTGTGGGCTACCAGCGCATGGTATTTGTACTCTATAAGCAGGAGTCCCGCTTGGATCTCAGCTCCTATCAGCTGGCGGAGCAGGACTATGCCAATCTCGAGAAGCGCAGCTTCAGCACGTTGGACTTCTATCGCCAGAATCAAGACCAGCTGACGCCGGCGGGATTGGCCTTCTACCAAACCAACTGGGATGAGTCCCTGACGCAGTTCTACCACAATATCTTAA AGCTCAAGGAGCCCGTCTACGAGTACGACTTCCCCAAGGCTTACTTGTCAGACCAGAAGTTCTTCCCCCTGAAGCAGCCCTTCAATCTTTACATGGACAAGCATCGCGACCAGAAGGTGCTCAACAAGGAGTACCTGGAACGCAAGCTCGCGCAAACGCATCCGTTCGAGGGACCCGAACAGCCACTCCGCTACCCCAATGCCCATCCCATTCGCGACGTTCCCTCCTGGCTGAGGACCGAGATCCGGAAACGTCGCCTGGGACAGGGACGCGTCCAGGACTACTAA
- the LOC108133728 gene encoding tenascin-like, with translation MQALLVVFYLLVLQALFGKSEDLLELACTSDQQCVQFDRGRCLDNNCYCLARGSGERVPCSPLEQKLTNIIGGPCPCSQRHAECDSRRDQCICSQGYVPSEDRRRCLPEVVPLAGKCEFSRQCQLADRFSLCHPPENKCLCRANFEEHQGLCLAVLQSSCREDMDCGSCGASICLPKIKKCGCSESFVHNRNLTMCISGIAFGEKCEHSPPCQVKLGAGGQCLDHRCSCRATHYPRTMNHISRHTDEEEEPQAHEALICDAIIPYGAYCRNDADCRMQSSTKNDTPAPSAMTCQWGECQCSENHRLQDDQCIYVESGAGTNLLLEVLMLLSFVVTFRLF, from the exons ATGCAGGCCCTCCTCGTGGTTTTCTATTTACTGGTGCTGCAGGCGCTCTTTGGAAAATCGGAGGATCTCCTGGAACTGGCATGCACCTCGGACCAACAGTGTGTCCAGTTCGATCGGGGCAGATGCCTGGATAACAACTGCTACTGCTTGGCACGTGGATCCGGCGAACGCGTGCCCTGCTCTCCTCTCGAGCAGAAACTGACGAACATAATCGGAGGTCCGTGTCCCTGTTCTCAGCGCCATGCGGAGTGCGATTCTCGCAGAGATCAGTGCATCTGTTCGCAGGGCTATGTGCCAAGCGAGGATCGAAGACGTTGCCTTCCGGAAGTAGTGCCTCTGGCAGGGAAATGCGAGTTTTCCCGACAATGTCAGCTGGCGGATAGGTTCAGTCTCTGCCATCCGCCAGAAAACAAATGCTTGTGCCGCGCGAACTTTGAAGAGCATCAGGGTCTCTGCCTGGCCGTGCTGC AGTCCTCTTGTCGTGAGGACATGGATTGCGGCAGTTGTGGCGCCTCGATTTGTCTGCCCAAGATTAAGAAATGCGGCTGCTCGGAGAGCTTCGTCCACAACCGGAACCTGACCATGTGCATATCCGGAATAGCTTTTGGCGAGAAGTGCGAGCACAGTCCTCCATGTCAGGTGAAACTGGGTGCCGGTGGTCAGTGCCTGGACCACCGATGCTCCTGCCGAGCGACTCACTATCCCAGAACGATGAACCACATTTCCAGACACACGGACGAGGAGGAAGAGCCTCAGGCACACGAAGCTCTCATTTGTGATGCGATTATTCCTTACGGGGCCTATTGCCGCAACGACGCCGATTGTCGGATGCAGTCCAGTACAAAGAACGATACTCCGGCTCCAAGCGCTATGACGTGCCAGTGGGGCGAATGCCAGTGCAGCGAGAACCACAGGTTGCAGGATGACCAATGCATCTATGTGGAGAGTGGGGCGGGAACCAATCTACTGCTGGAGGTACTGATGCTTCTTTCGTTTGTAGTCACATTTCGTTTGTTCTAG
- the LOC108134312 gene encoding tenascin produces MQALLVVFYLLVLQALFGKSEDLLELACTSDQQCVQFDRGRCLDNNCYCLARGSGERVPCSPLEQKLTNIIGGPCPCSQRHAECDSRRDQCICSQGYVPSEDRRRCLPEVVPLAGKCEFSRQCQLADRFSLCHPPENKCLCRANFEEHQGLCLAVLQSSCREDMDCGSCGASICLPKIKKCGCSESFVHNRNLTMCISGIAFGEKCEHSPPCQVKLGAGGQCLDHRCSCRATHYPRTMNHISRHTDEEEEPQTHEALICDAIIPYGAYCRNDADCRMQSSTKNDTPAPSAMTCQWGECQCSENHRLQDDQCIYVESGAGTNLLLEVLMLLSVIVTFRLF; encoded by the exons ATGCAGGCCCTCCTCGTGGTTTTCTATTTACTGGTGCTGCAGGCGCTCTTTGGAAAATCGGAGGATCTCCTGGAACTGGCATGCACCTCGGACCAACAGTGTGTCCAGTTCGATCGGGGCAGATGCCTGGATAACAACTGCTACTGCTTGGCACGTGGATCCGGCGAACGCGTGCCCTGCTCTCCTCTCGAGCAGAAACTGACGAACATAATCGGAGGTCCGTGTCCCTGTTCTCAGCGCCATGCGGAGTGCGATTCTCGCAGAGATCAGTGCATCTGTTCGCAGGGCTATGTGCCAAGCGAGGATCGAAGACGTTGCCTTCCGGAAGTAGTGCCTCTGGCAGGGAAATGCGAGTTTTCCCGACAATGTCAGCTGGCGGATAGGTTCAGTCTCTGCCATCCGCCAGAAAACAAATGCTTGTGCCGCGCGAACTTTGAAGAGCATCAGGGTCTCTGCCTGGCCGTGCTGC AGTCCTCTTGTCGTGAGGACATGGATTGCGGCAGTTGTGGCGCCTCGATTTGTCTGCCCAAGATTAAGAAATGCGGCTGCTCGGAGAGCTTCGTCCACAACCGGAACCTGACCATGTGCATATCCGGAATAGCTTTTGGCGAGAAGTGCGAGCACAGTCCTCCATGTCAGGTGAAACTGGGTGCCGGTGGTCAGTGCCTGGACCACCGATGCTCCTGCCGAGCGACTCACTATCCCAGAACGATGAACCACATTTCCAGACACACGGACGAGGAGGAAGAGCCTCAGACACACGAAGCTCTCATTTGTGATGCGATTATTCCATACGGAGCCTATTGCCGCAACGACGCCGATTGTCGGATGCAGTCCAGTACAAAGAACGATACTCCGGCTCCAAGCGCTATGACGTGCCAGTGGGGCGAATGCCAGTGCAGCGAGAACCACAGGTTGCAGGATGACCAATGCATCTATGTGGAGAGTGGGGCGGGAACCAATCTACTGCTGGAGGTACTGATGCTTCTTTCGGTTATAGTCACATTTCGTTTGTTCTAG
- the Prp16 gene encoding pre-mRNA-splicing factor ATP-dependent RNA helicase PRP16 isoform X2 has protein sequence MDSTKFATFFGNVPTFTIPGRTFPVDVMFSKNTCEDYVESAVKQALQVHLTPNEGDMLIFMPGQEDIEVTCEVLEERLAEIEKAPELSILPIYSQLPSDLQAKIFQKSGDGARKCVVATNIAETSLTVDGIIYVIDSGYCKLKVYNPRIGMDALQIYPISQANANQRSGRAGRTGPGQAYRLYTQRQYKDELLALTVPEIQRTNLANTVLLLKSLGVADLLQFHFMDPPPQDNILNSLYQLWILGALDHTGALTTLGRQMAEFPLDPPQCQMLIVACKMECSAEVLIIVSMLSVPSIFYRPKGREDEADGVREKFQVPESDHLTYLNVYQQWRQNNYSSTWCNEHFIHIKAMRKVREVRQQLKDIMTQQKMNVKSCGTDWDVVRKCICSAYFYQAARLKGIGEYVNLRSGMPCHLHPTSALYGLGTTPDYVVYHELIMTAKEYMQCATAVDGYWLAELGPMFFSVKESGRSGREKKKQAAEHLKEMEEQMLQAQHEMEERKQQAAQREEQLAAKQEIATPGNATPRRTPARIGL, from the exons ATGGACTCCACCAAGTTCGCCACCTTCTTTGGGAACGTGCCCACCTTCACCATACCGGGCAGGACCTTTCCCGTTGACGTGATGTTCAGCAAGAACACCTGCGAAGACTACGTGGAGTCGGCGGTGAAGCAGGCCCTACAGGTCCATCTGACGCCCAACGAGGGCGATATGCTCATCTTCATGCCGGGTCAGGAGGATATCGAGGTGACGTGCGAAGTGCTGGAGGAGAGGCTGGCGGAGATTGAGAAAGCACCAGAGCTGAGTATCCTCCCGATTTACTCCCAGCTGCCGTCGGATCTGCAGGCCAAGATCTTCCAGAAGTCGGGCGATGGAGCGCGCAAGTGCGTGGTGGCCACCAATATTGCGGAGACATCGCTGACCGTCGATGGAATCATCTATGTAATCGACTCCGGCTACTGCAAGCTGAAAGTCTACAATCCGAGGATCGGCATGGACGCCCTGCAGATCTATCCCATATCCCAGGCGAACGCCAACCAGCGCAGCGGTCGAGCTGGAAGAACAGGTCCCGGCCAGGCCTATCGCCTCTACACTCAGCGCCAGTACAAGGACGAGCTACTGGCGCTCACAGTCCCTGAGATTCAGCGTACAAATCTGGCCAACACGGTGCTGCTGCTGAAGTCCTTGGGCGTGGCGGATCTGCTGCAGTTTCACTTCATGGATCCCCCGCCGCAGGACAATATCCTGAACTCGCTGTACCAGCTGTGGATCCTGGGCGCCCTGGATCACACGGGTGCCCTGACCACCTTGGGCCGTCAAATGGCAGAGTTCCCGCTGGATCCACCTCAGTGTCAGATGCTCATCGTGGCCTGCAAGATGgagtgcagtgcagaagtGTTAATTATAG TTTCTATGCTCTCGGTGCCTTCCATTTTCTACCGGCCCAAAGGACGCGAAGACGAGGCGGATGGAGTGCGCGAAAAGTTCCAGGTGCCAGAATCCGATCACCTGACCTACCTCAATGTCTACCAGCAGTGGCGCCAGAACAA CTACAGTTCCACCTGGTGCAACGAGCACTTCATCCACATTAAGGCGATGCGAAAGGTTCGAGAGGTGCGACAGCAGCTGAAGGACATCATGACCCAGCAGAAGATGAACGTGAAGAGCTGTGGCACCGACTGGGATGTGGTGAGGAAGTGCATCTGCTCCGCCTACTTCTACCAGGCTGCCAGACTAAAGGGCATCGGAGAGTACGTGAATTTGCGATCAGGAATGCCCTGTCACCTGCATCCCACCTCCGCCCTCTACGGATTGGGCACCACACCCGACTATGTGGTCTACCATGAGCTGATCATGACCGCCAAGGAGTACATGCAGTGTGCCACAGCTGTAGATGGCTATTGGTTGGCCGAGCTGGGTCCCATGTTCTTCTCCGTTAAAGAGTCGGGACGCAGCGGTAGGGAAAAGAAGAAACAGGCGGCGGAACACCTAAAGGAAATGGAAGAGCAGATGCTGCAGGCGCAACACGAGATGGAGGAACGAAAGCAGCAAGCAGCCCAAAGGGAGGAGCAGCTGGCCGCCAAACAGGAGATAGCCACGCCGGGCAATGCCACGCCACGGAGAACACCGGCCAGAATTGGTCTCTGA